The Pyrus communis chromosome 2, drPyrComm1.1, whole genome shotgun sequence genome includes a window with the following:
- the LOC137726250 gene encoding disease resistance protein RPV1-like, with the protein MDVASSSSSSAADNPPRREKYDVFISFRGEDTRLGITSHLHAALLQKKIETYIDNRLQRGEEIGPALLEAIEKSTISVIIFSQNYASSTWCLDELVHILKCNNREGRMVIPVFYDINPSDVRKQHGSYADSFAQLEKRFANNIDKVHKWRDALTTAANLSGFDHSNKSG; encoded by the coding sequence ATGGatgttgcttcttcttcttcttcatccgcTGCTGATAACCCCCCACGTCGAGAAAAGTATGATGTGTTTATCAGTTTCAGAGGTGAGGACACCCGCCTTGGTATTACCAGCCATCTTCATGCTGCCTTACTtcagaagaaaattgaaacctaCATCGATAACAGACTTCAGAGAGGAGAAGAAATCGGACCTGCCCTTCTAGAAGCAATCGAGAAATCCACCATTTCGGTGATCATTTTCTCACAAAACTATGCTTCTTCCACATGGTGTCTGGATGAGCTTGTGCATATACTCAAATGCAACAACAGAGAAGGCCGGATGGTTATACCCGTATTCTATGACATCAATCCATCTGATGTACGAAAACAACACGGGAGTTATGCAGATTCATTTGCTCAACTTGAAAAACGATTCGCTAACAATATTGACAAGGTGCACAAGTGGAGGGATGCTTTGACGACTGCAGCCAATCTATCTGGGTTTGATCATTCAAACAAATCCGGGTAA